Proteins from a genomic interval of Poecile atricapillus isolate bPoeAtr1 chromosome 1, bPoeAtr1.hap1, whole genome shotgun sequence:
- the LACC1 gene encoding purine nucleoside phosphorylase LACC1, with protein sequence MVEAVLIDMFSLPANLQNNIQGLLHNTLEAIEKCSAIHAPCVYVMCCQRQGSERKGEQEFLLSALRGFQSLKRRLEVVCAQTTAAALYTIKQRLDENDLSIIKVILPTLRKDLMKVYIDHLFTAVYQFEFEDLQVVSDCENLWQSEHQHEGQRLPSQDVALIHSEIQMYLESLPSLKGELTILRSSLIPDDIFLHGFTTRTGGISYIPTLSSCNLFSSSKRRDPQVVVKENLRRLANAAGFNPEAFHRVKVDHANAVCIMGKTEPDNYDGIVTNQKGVTLAAPGADCIPVLFADPVRKACGAAHSGWKGTLLGVSMATVNAMVSEYGCNVKDILVVLGPSVGPCCYKLPHESAKEFHRIDPKCVRLYDSASPYIDIRRATRILLERGGILPENIQDDSITDQNQNITFCTACHPDKFYSHFRDGNNFGTQIGFISIKD encoded by the exons ATGGTGGAAGCTGTACTGATAGATATGTTCAGCCTCCCAGCTAACTTGCAGAACAACATACAAGGATTACTACACAACACTCTGGAAGCTATTGAGAAATGTTCTGCCATCCATGCCCCATGTGTTTATGTCATGTGTTGCCAGAGGCAGGGGAGTGAAAGGAAAGGTGAGCAAGAGTTCTTGCTTTCAGCTCTCAGAGGTTTTCAGAGTCTGAAGAGGAGACTGGAGGTGGTATGTGCTCAGACTACAGCTGCTGCGTTGTACACCATCAAACAGAGACTGGATGAAAATGACCTGAGCATCATTAAAGTTATTCTCCCTACCTTAAGAAAAGACTTAATGAAAGTATATATAGACCATCTCTTTACAGCAGTCTACCAGTTTGAATTTGAGGATTTACAGGTGGTATCTGACTGTGAAAACCTGTGGCAATCTGAACATCAGCATGAAGGGCAAAGACTTCCTTCACAGGATGTGGCACTTATCCACAGTGAGATTCAGATGTACTTGGAAAGCCTGCCAAGTCTGAAAGGGGAGCTCACCATACTCAGATCTTCCCTGATCCCAG ATGACATTTTCTTACATGGGTTCAccacaaggacaggagggaTCTCCTATATACCAACTCTAAGCTCCTGCAATCTCTTCAGCAGCTCCAAGCGGAGGGATCCACAAGTTGTTGTTAAAGAAAATCTCCGCAGGCTAGCTAATGCTGCTGGATTTAACCCAGAGGCTTTTCACAGAGTCAAG GTTGATCACGCTAATGCTGTGTGTATTATGGGAAAGACAGAGCCTGACAACTATGATGGAATAGTTACGAATCAGAAGGGTGTcacactggcagctccaggtgctgacTGCATACCCGTGCTGTTTGCTGATCCTGTCAGAAAAGCCTGTGGTGCTGCTCATTCTG GATGGAAAGGCACATTGTTAGGAGTGTCTATGGCCACAGTGAATGCTATGGTATCTGAATATGGCTGCAACGTGAAAGATATCCTTGTGGTGCTGGGCCCATCTGTGGGACCTTGCTGCTATAAACTTCCTCATGAATCAGCAAAAGAATTTCATAGAATTGATCCAAAGTGTGTGAGACTATATGACTCTGCAAGTCCTTATATTGATATCAGAAGAGCAACAAG gattctTCTTGAGAGAGGTGGAATTCTTCCTGAGAACATCCAAGATGACTCTATCACAGACCAGAACCAAAACATCACTTTCTGTACTGCATGCCACCCTGATAAATTTTACTCTCACTTTCGTGATGGCAATAACTTTGGGACACAGATTGGCTTCATATCAATCAaagactga